In Aminobacterium sp. MB27-C1, a single genomic region encodes these proteins:
- a CDS encoding peptidylprolyl isomerase, which produces MKKNMRVLCVMAVIVMMAWGSMAGAQEAKNEKNNVLARVGDVEIKEQNVDDIINSLDPQQRMYYENEQGRKAILDELINLEVFARWAKDNNLEKDPVFMERLENIKRELLRQTAVEKMLSKAAVTEKEAKDYYAVHLTEFNIPAQMRASHILVASEEEAKKIREEIETKKLSFEEAVEKYSTCPSKQQKGDLGYFQGDQVVPEFSKATEALKKGEISAPVQSQFGWHIIRLEDKKPASLKSFEDVKGQIEANILKDKRSKIYLEETERLRKEYKVEIIEKK; this is translated from the coding sequence ATGAAAAAAAATATGAGAGTTTTATGTGTAATGGCTGTCATAGTGATGATGGCTTGGGGAAGCATGGCGGGAGCTCAAGAAGCGAAAAATGAAAAGAACAACGTATTGGCTCGGGTAGGCGATGTAGAGATAAAAGAACAGAATGTTGACGATATAATCAACTCTCTTGATCCTCAGCAGCGCATGTACTACGAGAATGAGCAAGGACGTAAGGCTATATTAGACGAGTTGATCAATCTCGAAGTTTTTGCTCGTTGGGCCAAGGATAATAACCTTGAAAAAGATCCTGTATTTATGGAGCGCCTTGAGAATATAAAAAGGGAGTTACTGCGTCAGACTGCCGTGGAGAAGATGCTGAGTAAAGCTGCCGTAACGGAAAAAGAAGCAAAAGATTATTACGCTGTGCATCTGACAGAATTTAATATCCCTGCACAGATGAGAGCAAGCCATATTTTAGTGGCAAGCGAAGAGGAAGCAAAAAAGATTCGAGAAGAGATAGAGACAAAGAAGCTTTCTTTTGAAGAGGCCGTTGAAAAGTATTCAACTTGCCCTTCAAAACAACAAAAGGGAGATTTAGGTTATTTCCAAGGTGATCAAGTTGTTCCTGAATTCAGTAAAGCTACAGAAGCCCTTAAAAAGGGCGAAATAAGTGCTCCTGTACAGAGCCAGTTTGGGTGGCACATTATCAGGCTTGAAGATAAAAAGCCTGCTTCGTTAAAGTCTTTTGAAGACGTGAAAGGTCAGATAGAGGCTAACATTCTTAAAGATAAACGTTCTAAAATATATCTTGAAGAAACAGAGCGTCTTCGCAAAGAATATAAGGTAGAAATTATAGAGAAAAAGTAA